One Pseudomonas sp. MM213 genomic window, ATTCGAGTAAGGGTCGCATCACGATCGATAAAGTGGTGCTTCAATGCTGCCAACGCATGGAGACCGGAAAAAATTACCAGCACCCATGCCAGATACAGATGAATCTCACCGGCGGTGTCTGCCTGGTCCGGTAGTCCGGAAACCAGTGCAGGAACTTCGAACAGGCCAAACACCGGAATCCCGACACCATCTGCGGTGGAAATCAGGTAACCGGCAATCATCACAGCAAACAGACCCAGGTACAGGAACGAATGGCCAAACTTCGCGCCCATGCGCGTCAGCCGGCCATAGCTTTCCAGCGTTGGCGGTGGTGGGCTGATAAAGCGCCACAGCACCCGAAGCACCATCACGGCCAGCAACACCAGGCCAATGCTCTTGTGCAGCTCCGGCGCATCTTTGCGCCAGGTGCTGTAGTAGTCGAGATCGACCATCCACAGGCCCAGTGCAAACAGACCGAAGACCGCCAGCGCCACGCCCCAGTGCATGAAGATGCTGACCCAACCGTAGCGGGAAGAAGAGTTACGTAGCTGCATGCCCAAATCCTGTGAGAATTGCGACCAAGACTATCGAGTTATCTATCGAATTAAAGCGGAAAATTTCGCTTTGAAATATCGAGAAATACGATCAAGAGTCTGAAATCGGTGAGTTAAGGAAAGATTAACGACCAATGTGTGAAAAAAAATGACGTCCAGATCAAGAACACCAATGCCATGAGATTTATTCAATTCTTTTCTTCGGGCATAAAAAAACGCGGCATTTACGCCGCGTTTCTTTAATCCAGACGCTTACTGCGCTTTGGTATCGGCTACCGGTGTCGCAGCAGGTTTGGCTGCTGGTTTCTTCGCCGCTTCAGCTTTCTTTGCCGCCGGTTTCGCCGGGGCCTTTTTGGTTTCGGCAGCAGGCTTTTTCGCCGGCGCCTTGGCCGCAGCCTTCTTGGCCGGCTCGGCTTTCACCGGTGCGGCAGGTTTCGGCGCTTCCACTGGCGCCGGGGCCGGGGCTGCTACTGGAGCCGGTGCCGGGGCTGGCGGTGTGACGGGCTCTGGCGCTTTCACGGGTTCCGGCTTCTTGTCGTCGTCCGAAGAACCACCGAACAGGTTGCTGAAGAAGTTGCCTTTCTTCGCCGCCACTGCGCCGGCTGCAGCAGCAGTCGCTGCCGGGACAACCTTCGCCGGTTCAAACGACTTGCCGGCCGCCAGGTCTTCAACCTGACCGGCTGCACGCTGACCGGTGCGCAACGCGCCTTCCAGAGTGCCCGGGTACAAGGTGTCGGTGTGTTCGCCAGCAAACGCTACGCGTTGCAGCGGACGTTCCCACAGGCGCCAGAACTTGCTGATCTGGCCCGGACCGAAGGCCAGGTAAGCGCCGCCCATCGACGGGTCGGTGCTGTAGCGACGGATTTCATAACCGGTGAACGAACCGCGCGCCTGTGGATAAAACGTGTGCAAGCGAATCAGCACCTGATCGGCCATCTGCTTGTCGCCGAAGGCCTGCATCACTCGTGCGTTGTCGCCGGACAGGTTGATCACCACGTTGGC contains:
- a CDS encoding cytochrome b, whose translation is MQLRNSSSRYGWVSIFMHWGVALAVFGLFALGLWMVDLDYYSTWRKDAPELHKSIGLVLLAVMVLRVLWRFISPPPPTLESYGRLTRMGAKFGHSFLYLGLFAVMIAGYLISTADGVGIPVFGLFEVPALVSGLPDQADTAGEIHLYLAWVLVIFSGLHALAALKHHFIDRDATLTRMLGRKA